A single genomic interval of Malania oleifera isolate guangnan ecotype guangnan chromosome 11, ASM2987363v1, whole genome shotgun sequence harbors:
- the LOC131168450 gene encoding galactinol--sucrose galactosyltransferase encodes MAPGFTKTPCPLLTDHPKNACKQSSVSLDGSNFTADGHVVLSGVPSNVVATPSGAGCFVGFDADQPRSRHVFPVGKLRGIRFMSIFRFKVWWTTHWVGSNGRDLEHETQLLLLDKLGQGSGADRPYVLVLPIVEGPFRASLQPGDDDYVDICVESGSTKVAGAVYRSSLYIHAGDDPFTLVSDAMKVVRAHLGTFRLLEEKTPPGIVDKFGWCTWDAFYLTVHPQGVWEGVRGLVEGGCPPGLVLIDDGWQSISHDEDDPSSGLEGMNRTSAGEQMPCRLIKFQENYKFRDYESSRARGNGMGAFVGDLKDEFKSVEYVYVWHALCGYWGGLRPNMPGLPAATVVRPKLSPGLETTMEDLAVDKIVNNGVGLVPPEVADQMYEGVHSRLESVGIDGVKVDVIHLLEMLCEEYGGRVELAKAYYKAITSSVRKHFKGNGVIASMEHCNDFMLLGTEAISLGRVGDDFWCTDPSGDPNGTFWLQGCHMVHCAYNSLWMGNFIHPDWDMFQSTHPCAEFHAASRAVSGGPIYVSDSVGKHNFQLLKSLVLPDGTILRCEYYALPTRDCLFEDPLHDGKTMLKIWNLNKFTGVLGAFNCQGGGWCRETRRNQCFSEFSHLVTAQASAKDIEWNSGRNPISVEGIQAFAIYLFKEKKLVLLKPLDSIEVSLEPFTFELMTVSPIALLPGKSVQFAPIGLVNMLNSGGAIQSLSFNKEEASVRIGVKGTGEMRAFASQKPRACKINGEDAVFVYEESMVVVQVPWPASSNLSMVDYLF; translated from the exons ATGGCTCCGGGCTTTACCAAAACCCCTTGTCCCCTCCTCACCGATCATCCCAAAAATGCCTGCAAGCAGTCCTCCGTCTCGCTGGACGGATCCAACTTCACCGCCGACGGCCATGTCGTCCTCTCCGGCGTCCCCTCCAACGTGGTCGCCACTCCCTCCGGCGCCGGCTGCTTCGTCGGGTTCGACGCCGACCAGCCCCGCAGCCGCCACGTCTTTCCCGTGGGCAAGCTCAGGGGCATACGGTTCATGAGCATTTTCCGGTTCAAGGTCTGGTGGACCACCCACTGGGTCGGGTCCAACGGCCGGGACCTGGAGCACGAGACTCAGTTGCTCCTCCTCGACAAATTGGGACAGGGTTCCGGCGCCGACCGGCCGTACGTCCTCGTCCTCCCCATCGTCGAGGGCCCGTTCCGGGCCTCCCTCCAGCCCGGCGACGACGACTACGTGGACATCTGCGTCGAGAGCGGGTCGACCAAGGTCGCCGGGGCAGTTTACAGGAGCTCCCTCTACATTCACGCCGGCGATGATCCGTTCACTCTGGTAAGCGACGCAATGAAGGTAGTGAGGGCCCACCTGGGGACGTTCAGGCTGTTGGAGGAGAAAACTCCTCCGGGGATTGTGGATAAGTTCGGTTGGTGCACGTGGGACGCGTTCTACCTGACGGTGCACCCGCAGGGCGTGTGGGAAGGCGTGAGAGGCCTCGTCGAGGGCGGGTGCCCGCCGGGGCTGGTCCTCATCGACGACGGTTGGCAGTCCATCAGCCACGATGAGGACGATCCAAGCTCCGGCCTGGAGGGGATGAACCGGACGTCGGCCGGAGAGCAGATGCCCTGCCGGCTAATCAAGTTTCAAGAAAATTATAAGTTCAGGGACTACGAGAGCTCTCGCGCTCGTGGTAATGGCATGGGGGCCTTCGTTGGGGACCTGAAGGATGAGTTTAAGAGCGTAGAGTACGTGTACGTGTGGCACGCGCTCTGTGGGTACTGGGGCGGACTGCGGCCCAACATGCCAGGACTGCCGGCGGCCACCGTAGTACGGCCGAAGCTGTCTCCAGGACTGGAGACGACGATGGAGGATCTCGCCGTCGATAAGATTGTTAACAATGGGGTGGGGCTGGTGCCGCCGGAGGTCGCTGATCAGATGTACGAAGGTGTTCACTCGCGCTTGGAGTCCGTGGGCATTGATGGGGTCAAAGTCGACGTGATTCAT TTGCTGGAGATGCTGTGTGAGGAGTATGGGGGCAGAGTAGAACTGGCCAAGGCATATTACAAAGCCATAACCTCTTCAGTGAGGAAACATTTCAAAGGGAATGGTGTCATTGCCAGTATGGAGCATTGCAATGATTTTATGCTTCTTGGAACAGAGGCCATTTCCCTTGGTCGTGTTG GTGATGATTTTTGGTGCACTGATCCATCCGGGGACCCTAATGGCACATTTTGGTTACAAGGGTGTCACATGGTGCACTGTGCCTACAATAGCTTATGGATGGGTAACTTCATACACCCAGATTGGGACATGTTCCAATCCACCCACCCCTGTGCCGAGTTCCACGCCGCCTCCCGGGCAGTCTCCGGTGGACCGATCTACGTGAGTGACTCTGTTGGAAAACACAACTTCCAGCTCCTCAAATCCCTCGTTTTACCCGATGGCACGATCCTGCGATGCGAGTACTATGCTCTTCCGACACGTGACTGCCTCTTTGAAGACCCCCTTCATGATGGAAAAACCATGCTAAAGATTTGGAACCTAAACAAG TTCACTGGGGTACTAGGGGCATTCAACTGCCAAGGAGGAGGATGGTGTCGCGAAACACGGCGCAACCAATGCTTCTCTGAATTTTCGCATCTCGTGACAGCGCAGGCCTCCGCTAAAGACATTGAATGGAACAGTGGAAGGAACCCCATCTCCGTGGAAGGAATACAAGCATTTGCCATTTACTTGTTCAAGGAAAAGAAGCTTGTTCTGTTGAAGCCATTAGATAGCATAGAAGTTTCACTAGAACCATTTACTTTTGAACTAATGACGGTTTCTCCAATTGCTCTTCTACCTGGAAAATCAGTCCAGTTCGCGCCGATCGGATTGGTGAACATGCTCAACTCCGGTGGTGCAATTCAGTCTTTAAGCTTCAATAAGGAAGAGGCTTCTGTGAGAATTGGGGTGAAGGGAACTGGAGAAATGAGGGCATTTGCCTCGCAGAAACCAAGAGCTTGTAAGATCAATGGGGAAGATGCTGTGTTCGTGTATGAAGAGAGCATGGTTGTGGTTCAAGTGCCATGGCCTGCTTCTTCTAATTTGTCCATGGTTGATTACTTGTTTTGA